In Aestuariibaculum lutulentum, one DNA window encodes the following:
- a CDS encoding glycoside hydrolase family 127 protein: MQKLIGSLLVLSTLFSQAQKQVEVFPLNQVSVTSGVFKQASETDFNYIEKLNADRLLAPFLREAGLEPKATSYTNWENTGLDGHILGHYVSALSMYLASTNDAKAEELLDYTLSELQRIQEANGNGYIGGIPGSSDLWQEIKAGKIEAGSFSLNGKWVPLYNIHKTFAGLKDAWVHAGKEEAKDMLIKLTDWFIDVTKDLTDVQVQDVLRSEHGGLNEVFAEVYKITDDKTYLELAKRFSEKALLNPLAENKDILTGMHANTQIPKFIGFERISQLDHDAKYHNAASHFYDNVTQHRSLSIGGNSVREHFNPIDDFSSVLAGEQGPETCNTYNMLKLSKLLFEDTGENKYIEFYERGLYNHILSSQNPNGGFVYFTPMRPGHYRVYSQPETSFWCCVGSGLENHTKYNELIYAKSEDTLYVNLFIPSKVNWKEKQATLTQNTNFPEEAKSQLVWQSKKKTNATLKLRYPTWVKPGELKLFINKKLIEIETQPGHYISLTRKWKKGDNIEMELPMHLGLEQIPDESGYVSVKYGPIVLAAVTGEDNQVGLFADDSRGGHIANGPFLPLTEAPMFVSENLQSILKNIKPVEGKPLTFSTGDMVYPNQFKGLILQPFYKIHEKRYAIYFKNETPESLAKMQQALEEKQKAEAYLRSITIDYVAPGEQQPESDHGIESEQSNNGVHQNRHWRDASGWFSYNMKNKEHKAKALRVTYFGGDTGRSFNILINETRIAKVTLDGSKGNVFYDVDYEIPSDLIKEKDILNVRFEAKAGSVAGGIYGVRLISETKN, from the coding sequence ATGCAAAAGTTAATCGGAAGTTTATTGGTATTAAGCACTCTGTTTTCTCAGGCACAGAAGCAGGTCGAGGTATTCCCTTTAAATCAGGTGAGTGTAACTTCAGGTGTTTTTAAACAAGCCTCAGAAACCGATTTTAATTACATTGAAAAACTTAATGCAGACCGATTATTAGCGCCTTTTTTACGAGAAGCCGGATTAGAACCAAAAGCGACGTCTTATACCAATTGGGAAAATACAGGGTTAGATGGTCATATTCTTGGGCATTATGTGTCGGCTTTGTCTATGTATTTGGCATCAACTAACGATGCTAAAGCCGAAGAGTTACTGGATTACACGCTTTCTGAATTACAACGTATTCAGGAAGCCAACGGCAATGGTTACATTGGAGGTATTCCAGGAAGTTCAGACTTATGGCAGGAAATTAAAGCGGGAAAAATTGAAGCAGGAAGCTTCAGCTTGAATGGAAAATGGGTGCCGCTTTACAATATTCATAAAACGTTTGCAGGATTAAAAGATGCCTGGGTGCATGCTGGTAAAGAAGAGGCAAAGGATATGCTCATTAAATTAACCGATTGGTTTATTGACGTTACTAAAGATTTGACCGATGTGCAGGTTCAGGATGTGTTACGTTCGGAACATGGTGGATTAAACGAAGTCTTTGCTGAGGTTTATAAGATTACAGATGATAAAACCTATTTAGAATTGGCAAAGCGTTTTTCCGAAAAGGCATTGTTAAATCCGTTGGCTGAAAATAAAGATATCCTTACTGGAATGCATGCCAATACGCAAATTCCTAAGTTTATAGGTTTTGAAAGAATTAGTCAGCTCGATCACGATGCAAAATATCATAATGCCGCTTCTCATTTTTACGATAATGTGACCCAACATCGTTCGTTAAGTATTGGTGGTAATAGCGTGCGTGAGCATTTCAACCCTATAGATGATTTTAGTTCCGTTTTAGCAGGCGAGCAAGGTCCTGAGACCTGTAACACCTACAATATGCTTAAATTAAGCAAGCTGTTGTTTGAAGACACAGGAGAAAATAAATACATTGAATTTTACGAAAGAGGACTATATAACCATATTTTATCTTCACAAAATCCTAATGGTGGTTTTGTCTATTTTACACCGATGCGCCCGGGACATTACCGTGTGTATTCGCAACCTGAAACCAGTTTTTGGTGTTGTGTGGGTTCTGGTTTAGAAAATCATACCAAGTATAACGAACTTATTTATGCTAAAAGTGAAGATACACTTTATGTGAATTTGTTTATTCCATCAAAAGTTAACTGGAAAGAAAAACAAGCAACATTAACACAAAATACAAACTTCCCGGAAGAGGCTAAATCGCAACTGGTTTGGCAAAGTAAAAAGAAAACAAATGCCACTTTAAAATTGCGCTATCCCACTTGGGTAAAACCGGGCGAGTTAAAATTATTCATCAATAAAAAGTTAATAGAGATTGAAACCCAACCGGGACACTATATTTCCTTAACACGTAAATGGAAAAAGGGAGACAATATTGAAATGGAATTGCCTATGCATTTGGGTTTGGAGCAAATTCCGGATGAGTCAGGTTATGTGTCGGTTAAGTATGGACCTATTGTTTTGGCTGCGGTAACAGGAGAAGATAATCAGGTAGGTTTATTCGCCGATGATAGCCGCGGGGGGCATATCGCCAACGGACCATTTTTACCTCTAACAGAAGCGCCGATGTTTGTATCTGAAAACCTTCAAAGTATTTTAAAAAATATAAAACCTGTTGAAGGAAAGCCGTTAACCTTTTCAACGGGAGATATGGTGTATCCAAATCAATTTAAAGGTTTGATACTTCAGCCATTTTATAAAATTCATGAGAAACGATATGCTATTTATTTCAAGAATGAAACACCTGAAAGTTTAGCTAAAATGCAACAGGCTCTTGAAGAAAAGCAAAAAGCCGAAGCGTATTTAAGATCGATAACTATCGATTATGTAGCGCCGGGAGAACAGCAACCAGAATCTGATCATGGTATAGAATCAGAGCAATCAAATAATGGTGTGCATCAAAACCGCCATTGGCGTGATGCGTCAGGTTGGTTTAGTTATAACATGAAAAATAAAGAACATAAGGCAAAAGCGTTACGTGTCACTTATTTTGGTGGAGATACAGGTAGATCCTTCAATATTTTAATAAATGAAACACGAATAGCCAAGGTAACATTAGACGGTTCTAAAGGCAATGTGTTTTACGATGTAGACTATGAAATTCCTAGTGATTTAATTAAGGAGAAAGATATTTTAAACGTACGTTTTGAAGCCAAAGCAGGTTCTGTAGCGGGAGGCATTTATGGCGTGCGATTAATTAGTGAAACTAAAAATTAA
- a CDS encoding alpha-N-arabinofuranosidase, with protein MTALKTKLLKPLALFLMATSGLNAQDNTTSITIQVDDNAPVISKHIYGHFAEHLGRSVYDGFYVGEDSDIPNTNGIRNDIVEALKGLKIPNLRWPGGCFADEYHWKDGVGPKADRPVIVNTHWGMVEEDNSFGTHEFLELCELLGAEPYLAGNVGSGTVEELNDWVEYCNYDGNTSMAQWRKANGQEEPWRVKYWGIGNESWGCGGNMTPEFFANLYRQYATYARNYPGIDIKRIASGADADNYRWTEVMMRDVPHHMMWGLSVHYYTRTGWPPSGSATKFDESDYFSIMKTCLKTSEILDNHIAIMDKYDPKKRVALVVDEWGSWYAVEEGTNPGFAYQQNSMRDAMIAGLTLNMLHERADRIKMANLAQAVNVLQAVILTKDEKMLLTPTYHVMKMYTAHQDAKLLPLSFESPKYTFNGESLPAISASASKDKDGLVHISLVNIDSKKENIIEIDCTNLDVKDFTANIVASKKLQDHNTFDNPSTVKVEDFKDFKLKKNKLTVTIPPFSVVMLEGK; from the coding sequence ATGACAGCTTTAAAAACTAAACTATTAAAACCCCTAGCCTTATTTTTAATGGCTACATCGGGTTTAAATGCGCAAGATAATACAACTTCTATAACCATTCAGGTGGATGATAATGCCCCAGTAATTAGCAAACATATTTACGGGCATTTTGCCGAGCACTTAGGGCGCTCTGTTTACGATGGTTTTTATGTAGGAGAAGATAGTGACATACCAAATACAAATGGAATTAGAAACGACATTGTTGAAGCGCTTAAAGGATTAAAGATTCCTAATTTACGTTGGCCGGGTGGTTGTTTTGCCGATGAATATCATTGGAAGGATGGCGTTGGCCCTAAAGCAGACAGACCTGTTATTGTAAATACCCATTGGGGTATGGTTGAAGAGGATAACAGTTTTGGAACTCATGAGTTTTTAGAACTTTGTGAGTTGCTTGGTGCTGAGCCTTACCTTGCTGGAAATGTAGGTAGTGGAACGGTTGAAGAATTGAACGATTGGGTCGAGTATTGTAATTACGATGGTAATACCAGCATGGCGCAATGGAGAAAAGCGAACGGGCAAGAAGAACCTTGGCGTGTGAAATACTGGGGTATTGGAAATGAAAGTTGGGGTTGCGGAGGTAATATGACACCAGAGTTTTTCGCCAATTTGTACAGACAATATGCGACTTATGCCAGAAACTATCCTGGAATAGATATTAAAAGAATTGCTTCGGGTGCCGATGCTGATAATTACCGCTGGACCGAAGTAATGATGAGAGATGTACCACATCACATGATGTGGGGACTTTCAGTACATTATTATACACGTACAGGATGGCCACCGTCAGGCTCGGCAACAAAATTTGATGAGTCTGATTATTTCTCAATCATGAAAACCTGTTTAAAAACCAGCGAAATTTTAGATAATCATATTGCCATCATGGATAAATATGATCCTAAAAAACGAGTGGCTTTAGTGGTTGATGAATGGGGAAGTTGGTATGCCGTTGAAGAAGGTACAAACCCAGGATTTGCCTATCAGCAAAATTCTATGCGTGATGCCATGATTGCGGGGTTAACATTAAATATGCTTCATGAAAGAGCAGACAGAATTAAAATGGCTAATCTGGCGCAAGCGGTTAATGTATTACAGGCGGTGATTTTAACCAAGGATGAAAAGATGTTGCTAACGCCAACATATCACGTTATGAAAATGTATACAGCGCATCAGGATGCGAAATTGTTACCACTTTCATTCGAGTCACCAAAGTATACTTTTAACGGAGAATCACTTCCTGCTATTTCAGCTTCAGCTTCAAAAGATAAAGACGGATTAGTGCATATTTCACTGGTAAATATCGATTCTAAAAAAGAAAACATCATAGAAATTGATTGTACTAATTTAGATGTAAAAGATTTTACGGCGAATATTGTAGCCTCTAAAAAACTGCAAGACCATAATACATTTGATAATCCTTCAACAGTTAAGGTTGAAGACTTCAAAGATTTCAAATTAAAAAAGAATAAGCTTACTGTAACCATTCCTCCTTTCTCTGTTGTGATGCTAGAGGGAAAATAA
- a CDS encoding arabinan endo-1,5-alpha-L-arabinosidase, with protein sequence MKRCETFKVEALRILFLVALTIMSCSKDDSENFEKAGTVISKECNGTTQIITYADGNGGTYTGSVENAVECGYEPPVVETFNGPTYSDNYSSIASWSSRSQWNLANVHDPSVVKDGEYYYMYQTDASYGNAHDGHGHFHHRRSKDLVNWEYRGSTMTSAPVWVKDTLNSMRAKMDPALPAIENPEYGYWAPCVRKVGDKFRMYYSIVVIDPIVGSDFNTSWTERAFIGLMETNDLASNIWTDKGMVVCSVADGLETYTRTNGNDWSGYFKFNAIDPTFIETPQNEQYLIYGSWHSGIAALKLNPETGKPDKLDALEDYGVTIAKRGSSRWQASEGPEILYNPDTDYYYLFMAYDELSVAYNTRVARSKNITGPYLGINGADVSAGADCYPMITHPYGFKNHTGWVGFSHNAVFQNPDTQEWFYASQARLPENVPGIAVSNAIMMGHVREIQWTDDGWPVIAPERYAGVPTTEITEASFIGSWEHIEMNYQYKIIQTSKTINLTADKKVTGGVSGTWSYDSSTKTLTINGVKCKVKDAWDWEASTRKVTITYSGLTGGGLPVWGKKI encoded by the coding sequence ATGAAAAGGTGTGAAACATTTAAGGTTGAAGCTCTAAGAATTCTATTTTTAGTGGCTTTAACGATAATGAGCTGTTCTAAGGATGATAGCGAAAACTTTGAAAAAGCAGGGACAGTTATTAGTAAAGAATGTAACGGAACTACACAAATTATAACCTATGCCGATGGTAATGGAGGAACCTATACAGGTTCGGTAGAAAATGCTGTTGAGTGTGGTTATGAACCTCCTGTAGTTGAAACATTTAACGGACCAACATATTCTGATAATTATTCATCGATAGCTTCGTGGAGTAGTCGTTCCCAATGGAATTTGGCAAATGTACATGACCCATCGGTGGTAAAAGATGGTGAGTATTATTACATGTACCAAACTGATGCGTCTTATGGCAATGCACATGACGGTCACGGTCATTTTCATCACAGAAGATCGAAAGATTTGGTAAACTGGGAATATCGAGGTAGTACGATGACTTCAGCTCCTGTTTGGGTAAAGGATACTTTAAATAGCATGCGTGCTAAAATGGATCCGGCTTTACCAGCCATTGAAAATCCAGAGTATGGTTATTGGGCGCCGTGTGTTAGAAAAGTAGGCGATAAATTCAGAATGTATTATAGTATCGTGGTTATTGATCCTATTGTTGGAAGTGATTTTAATACCTCATGGACAGAGCGTGCGTTTATTGGTTTAATGGAAACCAATGATTTGGCATCGAATATCTGGACAGATAAAGGGATGGTCGTTTGCTCTGTGGCAGATGGTTTGGAAACCTATACCAGAACGAACGGAAATGATTGGAGTGGATATTTTAAATTCAATGCTATCGATCCAACATTTATTGAAACCCCACAAAATGAACAGTATTTAATATACGGGTCATGGCATTCAGGCATTGCAGCTTTAAAGCTGAATCCAGAAACCGGTAAACCTGATAAATTGGACGCTTTAGAAGATTATGGTGTTACCATAGCCAAGCGTGGTAGTAGCCGTTGGCAAGCTTCAGAAGGCCCTGAAATTCTATATAATCCGGATACTGATTATTACTATTTGTTCATGGCTTACGATGAATTATCGGTTGCTTACAATACACGTGTTGCGCGTTCTAAAAATATAACCGGACCTTATTTGGGTATTAATGGAGCAGATGTTTCGGCTGGAGCAGATTGTTACCCAATGATAACGCATCCTTATGGTTTTAAAAATCATACGGGGTGGGTTGGATTCTCACATAATGCCGTGTTTCAAAATCCTGATACGCAGGAATGGTTTTATGCGTCACAGGCACGATTACCGGAAAATGTTCCAGGTATAGCCGTTTCCAATGCGATTATGATGGGACATGTACGTGAAATTCAATGGACTGACGATGGCTGGCCTGTTATTGCACCAGAGCGTTATGCAGGTGTGCCAACAACAGAGATTACTGAAGCTTCTTTTATTGGCTCTTGGGAACATATAGAAATGAATTATCAATATAAAATCATTCAGACATCAAAAACCATAAACCTCACAGCCGATAAAAAAGTAACCGGGGGCGTTTCAGGGACATGGTCTTATGATAGTTCGACGAAAACATTAACCATTAATGGAGTGAAATGTAAAGTGAAAGATGCCTGGGACTGGGAAGCAAGTACCAGAAAAGTGACTATTACTTATTCTGGACTTACTGGTGGAGGATTGCCAGTATGGGGCAAGAAAATATAA
- a CDS encoding alpha-L-arabinofuranosidase C-terminal domain-containing protein, which produces MIQQRLTKAIGLSLMLNAFLVVGQTDLEVDINNKIAEIQPTMYGVFFEDINFAADGGLYAEMIKNRSFEFTVDPFLGWVQPNSDKHSFNKNSGIGSIVKYADNPGNTNFIRVKVNNDQGYQLINEGFRGMGIKEGESYNLYLSAAKHSGNISKINVQFIDENNVVLGETSVDITSSDWTDYKAQITASKTQAKAKLKFTFEGTGEIDLDMISLFPVDTWKGREKGLRKDLVQLLYDLDPGFLRFPGGCIVEGRTLARRYQWKKTVGPIENREVLVNRWNTEFSHRLTPDYYQSFGLGFFEYFQLSEDLGAEPLPILSCGMACQFNSGELVPMDELDPYVQDAIELIEFANGSINTPWGKLRNEMGHPEPFRLKYIGVGNEQWGPDYIERYKAFAQAIKAKYPDMIIVSGSGPFPDGDYFEYGMEELKKLNAEIIDEHYYRSPEWFRENATRYDSYDRKGPKIFAGEYAAQSVAIASPENRNNWECAFSEAAFITGLERNAEVVNLTSYAPLMAHEEGWQWTPDMIWFNNLQSYGTANYQVQKLFSTNRGTDLISVTSDGQDLTGQNELYASAVTDSGTNEVIVKVVNTSKQSQEVTINLKGKKVYKKGALIVLKSENLEDENSFENPDNIVPVSAEIQNKNGILNLKLQPYSVSVIKFKLR; this is translated from the coding sequence ATGATACAACAACGTTTAACAAAAGCTATTGGTTTATCCTTGATGCTAAATGCATTTTTGGTGGTTGGGCAAACCGATTTAGAGGTAGATATCAATAATAAAATAGCAGAGATTCAACCAACGATGTATGGTGTGTTTTTTGAAGATATCAACTTTGCTGCCGATGGCGGTTTGTATGCAGAAATGATAAAAAACAGATCGTTCGAGTTTACGGTCGATCCGTTTTTGGGCTGGGTGCAACCCAACAGTGACAAGCATTCGTTTAATAAAAATTCCGGGATTGGATCTATTGTGAAATATGCAGATAACCCTGGAAACACTAATTTTATTAGAGTTAAAGTAAATAACGATCAAGGCTATCAATTGATTAACGAGGGCTTCCGTGGCATGGGAATCAAAGAAGGCGAAAGCTATAATTTGTATTTATCAGCAGCTAAGCATAGCGGAAATATCAGTAAAATTAATGTTCAGTTTATTGATGAAAATAATGTGGTTTTAGGAGAAACTTCAGTAGATATAACATCATCAGACTGGACAGATTATAAAGCACAAATTACAGCCAGTAAAACACAGGCAAAAGCGAAACTTAAATTCACGTTTGAAGGCACAGGAGAAATCGATTTAGACATGATTTCTTTATTTCCTGTTGATACATGGAAAGGCAGAGAAAAAGGATTACGCAAAGATTTAGTACAGTTATTATATGATTTAGATCCAGGGTTTTTAAGATTTCCAGGAGGTTGTATTGTTGAAGGGCGCACACTGGCAAGACGTTATCAATGGAAAAAAACAGTTGGCCCAATCGAAAACAGAGAGGTTTTGGTAAACCGATGGAATACCGAGTTTAGTCATCGATTAACACCCGATTATTATCAGAGTTTTGGTTTAGGGTTTTTCGAGTATTTTCAGTTGTCTGAAGATTTAGGGGCAGAGCCTCTACCTATTTTAAGCTGCGGTATGGCTTGTCAGTTTAACTCAGGGGAGTTGGTGCCTATGGATGAGCTAGATCCTTATGTTCAGGACGCCATAGAATTAATTGAATTCGCTAACGGGTCTATAAATACGCCTTGGGGTAAATTAAGAAACGAGATGGGGCATCCAGAGCCTTTTCGTTTAAAATATATTGGTGTAGGTAACGAACAATGGGGACCAGATTATATTGAGCGTTATAAAGCTTTTGCACAAGCTATTAAGGCAAAATACCCGGATATGATTATTGTTTCAGGTAGCGGACCATTTCCTGATGGTGATTACTTCGAATATGGCATGGAAGAGCTTAAAAAGCTAAATGCCGAAATTATAGACGAACATTATTATCGTAGCCCAGAATGGTTTAGAGAGAACGCAACACGTTATGATAGTTACGACAGAAAGGGACCTAAAATTTTTGCAGGTGAATATGCAGCACAAAGTGTAGCTATTGCAAGTCCTGAAAATAGAAATAACTGGGAGTGTGCCTTCTCTGAAGCTGCTTTTATAACAGGACTAGAGCGTAATGCCGAGGTTGTGAATTTAACATCGTATGCACCACTTATGGCTCACGAAGAAGGTTGGCAATGGACACCAGATATGATTTGGTTTAATAACTTACAGTCATACGGAACAGCGAATTATCAGGTTCAAAAGTTGTTTTCAACTAATCGAGGAACCGATTTAATTTCGGTAACCAGTGATGGTCAAGATTTAACAGGACAAAACGAATTATATGCTTCAGCAGTTACCGATTCAGGAACAAACGAAGTGATTGTAAAAGTGGTAAACACCTCAAAGCAATCACAGGAGGTTACTATAAATTTAAAAGGGAAAAAAGTTTATAAAAAAGGAGCATTAATTGTTCTTAAAAGTGAAAACCTGGAGGATGAAAATTCATTTGAAAACCCAGATAATATTGTTCCTGTATCTGCTGAAATTCAGAATAAAAACGGAATACTTAATTTGAAATTACAACCTTATTCGGTGTCCGTGATTAAATTTAAATTGCGATAA
- a CDS encoding glycoside hydrolase family 43 protein encodes MKLTYVCLSGLLALTVSCKSSKTSEAMLAVEKFNNPIITEIYTADAAAIVHNDKVYLYAGHDQAPNDVNAYRMHEWLVYSSSDMVHWQEHPVPLKPTDFKWASGEAWASQVIEHNGKFYWYVTVEHGSIHGKAIGVAVSDSPTGPFVDAIGKALITNDMTTQTKISWDDIDPTVWVDDDGQAYLFWGNTVCKYAKLKPNMIELDGPIMTVDLPNFTEAPWIHKKGDWYYLSYAYQFPEKIAYAMSKSITGPWEFKGILNEVAGNSNTNHQAIIEFKGKDYFIYHNGSIPTHGGSFRRSVCVDRLYYNEDGTMKRVIMTSEGIQE; translated from the coding sequence ATGAAATTAACTTATGTATGTTTAAGCGGGCTTTTAGCCTTAACCGTGTCTTGTAAGTCGTCTAAAACTTCGGAAGCTATGCTAGCCGTAGAGAAGTTTAATAACCCGATTATCACAGAGATATATACCGCTGACGCTGCGGCTATTGTACACAATGATAAAGTGTATTTATATGCAGGCCATGATCAGGCACCAAACGATGTTAATGCCTATCGCATGCATGAGTGGCTGGTGTATTCATCATCAGATATGGTACATTGGCAGGAACATCCCGTGCCTTTAAAACCTACAGATTTTAAATGGGCTTCTGGTGAGGCTTGGGCCTCGCAGGTTATTGAACATAACGGGAAATTTTATTGGTATGTAACAGTCGAGCATGGTAGTATTCATGGAAAAGCGATTGGTGTGGCAGTGTCAGACAGTCCTACCGGGCCTTTTGTAGATGCCATTGGAAAGGCCCTAATTACAAACGATATGACCACTCAAACTAAAATTAGCTGGGACGATATCGATCCAACAGTTTGGGTGGATGATGATGGTCAGGCGTATCTGTTTTGGGGAAATACGGTTTGTAAATATGCTAAGCTAAAGCCTAATATGATTGAATTAGATGGTCCAATTATGACCGTCGATTTACCAAACTTTACAGAAGCACCATGGATTCATAAAAAAGGCGATTGGTATTACTTATCTTATGCGTACCAATTTCCAGAAAAAATAGCCTATGCTATGAGTAAATCTATCACTGGTCCTTGGGAATTTAAAGGGATTTTAAACGAAGTAGCCGGAAACAGTAACACGAATCATCAGGCGATTATTGAATTTAAAGGGAAGGATTATTTCATCTATCATAACGGAAGCATTCCAACACATGGTGGAAGTTTCAGACGTTCGGTTTGTGTAGATCGTTTGTATTATAATGAAGACGGTACGATGAAACGCGTGATTATGACTTCGGAAGGTATTCAGGAATAA
- a CDS encoding arabinan endo-1,5-alpha-L-arabinosidase — MKSLASKLSLIVLFFGMLTFAQDIRVHDPVVIQQDDTFYLYCTGRGISCFSSKDLKNWKKEPTVFPEKPEWTDQVVSDFKNHIWAPDISFYNGTYYLYYSVSAFAKNTSAIGVATNKTLNPSHENYKWVDHGIVIQSVPNRDLWNAIDPNLIFDEENIPWLSFGSFWDGLKMVKLNPDLLSIAEPQQWHTIARRERSFDLADTNPGDAALEAPFIFKKNDYYYLFLSWDLCCRGEKSTYKVVVGRSKNATGPYLDKKGKPLFEGGGTLLVEGNENWYGAGHNSTYTFNGKDYMFFHAYDANDNGSPKLKVGELLWDEAGWPSLKTKLE; from the coding sequence ATGAAATCACTTGCATCAAAATTAAGTCTAATAGTATTGTTCTTCGGAATGCTGACGTTTGCGCAGGACATTCGTGTACACGATCCAGTGGTGATTCAGCAGGATGATACGTTTTATTTGTATTGTACAGGTCGAGGCATTAGCTGTTTTAGTTCAAAAGATTTAAAAAACTGGAAAAAGGAACCTACGGTATTTCCTGAAAAACCAGAGTGGACAGATCAGGTGGTTTCAGATTTTAAAAATCATATCTGGGCACCCGACATTTCGTTTTATAACGGAACTTATTACTTGTATTATTCGGTATCAGCGTTTGCTAAAAATACTTCTGCTATTGGTGTAGCAACGAATAAAACCTTAAACCCTTCCCATGAAAATTATAAATGGGTCGATCATGGTATTGTTATCCAATCGGTACCTAATCGTGATTTATGGAATGCTATTGATCCCAATTTAATTTTTGATGAGGAGAATATACCGTGGTTGTCTTTTGGGTCGTTTTGGGATGGTTTAAAAATGGTGAAACTAAATCCGGATTTATTGTCTATTGCTGAACCTCAGCAATGGCACACCATTGCCAGACGTGAACGTTCTTTCGATTTAGCGGATACAAATCCGGGTGATGCTGCTCTTGAAGCGCCTTTCATTTTCAAAAAGAATGACTATTATTATTTATTCCTGTCCTGGGATTTATGTTGTCGAGGAGAAAAAAGCACCTACAAAGTCGTGGTTGGCCGTTCTAAAAACGCCACAGGGCCTTATTTAGATAAAAAAGGAAAACCGCTTTTTGAAGGTGGCGGAACTTTACTCGTTGAAGGGAATGAAAACTGGTATGGCGCCGGACATAACAGTACGTATACGTTTAATGGAAAAGATTATATGTTTTTCCATGCCTATGATGCTAACGATAATGGTTCACCAAAGCTTAAGGTTGGTGAGTTACTTTGGGACGAAGCTGGCTGGCCGAGTTTAAAGACAAAATTAGAATAG
- a CDS encoding aldose epimerase family protein yields MNNTFKKGLYTFALLGAALLSVQCKSDKKNTVQDEIVTEPTPLVTISKKPFGITSDSIAVEQYTLKNEKGMEVSIITFGGIITHWTAPDKNGKYEDVVLGYETLAPYETNPTFFGALIGRYGNRIAKGKFSLNGEKYTLATNDGPNHLHGGKKGFDKVVWTASETQTDSTASLVLTYLSKDMEEGYPGNLDTKVVYTLNNNNELEVAYEATTDKPTIVNLTQHSYFNLTGDESQTILGHELMIDADQLVPVDETLIPTGELTDVTGTPFDFRAAKPIGQDINAEDTQLKRGLGYDHCWVLNNQDEGMRLAASAYDKTSGRVLEVYTDEPGIQLYTGNFLDGTLPSKNGGTYGHRTGFCLETEHYPDSPNQPEFPSVTLNPDDTYQTTTIFKFNTK; encoded by the coding sequence ATGAATAATACATTTAAAAAAGGCCTTTACACGTTTGCTTTATTGGGTGCAGCTTTACTAAGTGTGCAATGCAAAAGTGACAAAAAAAATACGGTTCAAGATGAGATTGTAACCGAACCAACACCTTTAGTAACGATTTCAAAGAAACCTTTCGGAATAACTTCCGATAGTATCGCTGTAGAGCAGTATACCTTAAAAAATGAAAAAGGTATGGAAGTCAGTATTATCACCTTTGGAGGTATTATTACACACTGGACAGCGCCAGATAAAAATGGAAAATATGAAGACGTTGTTTTAGGATATGAAACCTTAGCACCTTATGAAACAAATCCAACGTTTTTTGGAGCTTTAATTGGTCGATACGGGAATCGTATTGCAAAAGGGAAATTTTCTTTAAATGGAGAAAAATATACTTTAGCAACTAACGACGGGCCAAATCACTTACACGGTGGTAAAAAAGGATTCGATAAAGTGGTTTGGACGGCTTCGGAAACACAAACCGATAGTACCGCTTCTTTAGTGTTAACGTATTTAAGTAAGGATATGGAAGAAGGGTATCCCGGTAATTTAGATACAAAAGTGGTTTATACCTTAAATAATAACAATGAACTGGAAGTAGCTTATGAAGCGACAACCGATAAACCAACCATTGTAAACTTAACACAGCATTCTTACTTTAATTTAACAGGAGATGAGTCTCAAACTATTTTAGGGCACGAGTTAATGATTGATGCCGATCAGTTAGTACCAGTTGACGAGACTTTAATTCCAACAGGAGAATTAACAGATGTTACAGGAACACCATTCGATTTTAGGGCAGCGAAGCCAATTGGTCAGGATATTAATGCTGAAGATACACAGTTAAAACGTGGTTTAGGGTACGATCACTGTTGGGTGTTAAACAATCAGGATGAAGGGATGCGTTTAGCGGCATCAGCTTACGATAAAACAAGTGGTAGAGTTTTAGAAGTTTATACCGATGAACCAGGAATTCAATTATACACCGGAAACTTTTTAGACGGTACATTACCTTCTAAAAACGGAGGAACTTATGGTCATAGAACGGGCTTTTGTTTAGAGACCGAGCACTACCCAGATTCTCCAAACCAACCAGAGTTTCCATCGGTGACTTTAAATCCTGATGATACTTATCAAACCACAACGATATTTAAGTTCAATACTAAATAA